The Epinephelus lanceolatus isolate andai-2023 chromosome 14, ASM4190304v1, whole genome shotgun sequence region AAATACCTTCAAAATTTAAGACCTCTTTAAGTCGTgataagactttttaatactttaagggtcttaatttccccaaaattgatttatcaacttttaatactttgcAAGACCCCGCGGACCTCCTGCCAGTAAACCATTTTCAGGTGAGCAAACATACCAAACATGCAGCCTTGCATCACTGTTCGACTGAATGGCTGCTTGTTTCCTTTGCCAGCCCAGTTGAAATGACAGGCCAGGGAGTTGGTCAAGGCAGGTGACAGCATCCGTCTGATCATAGAGTCTGATGAGGTGCCCCCAACCAAAGCCAAGTGAGCAATctagagatgagagagagaagtgGTTGTCATCATGATGCTGCCCACACAGGAAtccttttatttttgcatcaaGAATCATTTTATCATCGAATCGTGGCCCTCTCAatcagaatagaatagaatagaaatgtatttatttaaaacagggacaatgcacaaataaacattaatctTGTAGGAACAAGAAAAGATGCCAGGTTATAGCAGCTTTGCTAATTTCCACCCATAGTCCCTAGGCAGGTAAGGAAGGAATTGAATCGTGAGGTACCCAGAGATTCCCACCCTTAGCTCATACTGGGCTGTGATATATGAACTTGTTtcctgtgtttatgttttttttcctatgaTACTGTACAGGCAGTAGATTGTAAGGTGTTAAGTATATTGCAGTTCAGTTTGTCAAATAAATTACCATGCTTTGACAAACTGATTCATTCTTCAGTGGTGATTCTGCCTCATTGAAGTTGTCTTCATTCATGATCGGCAGGTCAATGGGAGTCATCTCAAGGGTTGTGCCTGGCGCTGGTCCCCTGTGACCACCTGGAGTAAATCTGGCATCTGCCAGTTCACTTTTGATGAACTGCACATCTCTTGACATTTCctttactaccactactacttcaGCGAGCATTGTGGTCATCTTCTCGATGGAAAggtctttaaaagaaaaaaaaagaaaagaaaaaaaaaagaaaattgttaGTAAGAGAGAAAGTAAAACTTGCACAATTTGAAATAGACTTACCTTTCAAAAGCTGCCTGGTGTACTGActttgaccttgcatctgtgTGCTTAACACCTAGTATAAAACAAGCATCCACGCACCTTAATCACTGCACACATTGAAAGGCATTATTTAACTTCAAGTCTGCCATGGCCACCCACATATAATCCCCACCTCAGCCCACTTTAGTTTTgatcacaaaaaacatttctatACATATTTTAGTTCCCTCTTAAGATGTCTGGAGGTAGGAAAAACAAAGGTTCCAacagatacacaaaaacaagactAATCTAATTTGttcaaataattttattttacatgctCTAAATTAATAAATTGTGGTTATTAGTGAGGAGTGCTATCACATACCATTTTGTGGATGTTGAGGGCGACTGTGGGGGGTGTATTGCCTCGAACTGGATCCTGCTATATCTgttgggatatatatatatatacacatccAAATTGTTTACTTGGCTGTAACTTCTGCTCCTCTTGGAAGTGGCTTGTATTGGAggctgaaagaaaaacagaatgggttaattttttatgttgcaataccacaaaaaataattgttgcaATAAAGAGATTTATCTGACAAAAtcaatgtaatgtaatcaatGTAAATCAGTGTCCAGTGCCAGTGAAttgctttttactgttttaatttgCTATACACATATCATTATGGCCTCATGTGATTTTTCATCAGCATTTTCGTAGCATGTAGTCACAGTAgtaatgaacaaacaaaacaaatataaactgAAAATAGAATAAAcgtaaaataaagcaaaaacatctgttttttcACTTTCCTCCATAAATTAAATCACACTACTGACATCAATATACTGAGTGACAGTTAGAAAGACTTAAGACattcaaaacacagacagacaatctTATGCGAAAATTGATTTTTCAATCAtgtaatagttttttttatattatgttGAAAATAACCACATTTAGGCTATTTCATGTATGAAAATGCAGTATACAGTTGTTTTAAATTATGTGtggtttttattataattttattttattctatttattccatttatttatttcacttgtTACAAATTTCAGAGGACCCCATTTGAATTCCAGGCGACCCCACGTGGGGTCCCGACCCCAAGTTTGAAACACACTGTCCTACAGTAACCTTAGCACAGGGCGTCCTCACCGGTCCTCACTGCTATCTTAGAAAGCAtaaaggttcattctcactgccgcgATACGGAAATGTGGGACGGATTTGCGGAATATTTGCGCAGCGGTTTTCCGCActcaaaccatacacacaggcgcggTACGGACACAGTGTGGAATttcgcgttgttgtgttccaagtccgcgcagtgtgaacaggtgtgggtgaacatggatttgagtagtagtagcagcagcagcagcagcgagctagcaagctaacgtttaacaagtgtcaacatcaactttcctccgcgctcctctctgCTGGTCTCACCGACACTtcagcacccgttctgggatacacagtgtcggcccgccccGCCTGACCTCCGTGCTCCTCTCCCAGACACTTGAGCACACGTCCAGGgccccggaggtcaggccggggggccgcaggaccacgggtggcagctccggacacttccactttaacccaaaacgagtgctcacgataaccagatgagcagataacgtcaactagggaaaataaaatgaaaacaccacagttgtagcctgttagcataacatgagctaaaccgctaaactcgctaacagctaacgaaagataacgttagttggtggggacatgtgctaagctatatacacccagtcgtgcctcaccactcaccaggaacctcttttaacgttcacagaagaaacaacaaagttattttctgccagtttattccagttagcttacctgaaaccaactgcgatgagatgctgtgtgcGAGCTCAGTTCCGAACAAACATCGCGGAGATGAAATCCCGCCTCTGCggcgacttccgtatgtgggcagacattctacggcactgggccgacccaaaaccgacgtaacagagacgtttgatgagctgggacaaaagagtattaaatttaaaggtatccgcccatgcggccgacgcttgtcagacgttataaattcagggctgatgtgtcgtcctcaggccgacgtcggccagatgtatgtgtgctatctgggaagTTATCGTTAGCCAAAATGCACTGTTAGCTAAAACTGATGTGGCTAAACTGATGCTGTATGCTCGAAATGTGCCAGGTAACGTTAAAACAAAACGTTAAAAAATTTAATAAACTCCGTTAAGCACAAAAGCGGCAGTTATCATTCGTAGAATCAATAAAATCAGTAATATTCCCAACTTACTTGAGCAGTAGCCGAGCATGGgcaaaggggaggaggaggaaaatggctgcttcttcttcttggcaAACGAAACGGCAAACCCAGCTCCTTCTTGGCGGCTGTTTAACGTTACCTGGGATGTACCATTTCACTAGGTTTAAAGTTTGGAGTGTTGGGCTGTTCCACTCCTTGCTGTCACTGTTCAAAAGCACCTTTtagatgtctttgtcattataaattacacacaaaccTTCAGAAGACTTTAACATAGTAAAAAGGTACGTCCACAGCAAAAGGtgcttaaattaaaatgtatgagacccccccccaccctctcATTATATGGTCTCACCTAGTTCAGTCTATGATTGAAACAGCATTAGTAAAACAATATTGATTCAGTGTTGGCATTTCAATCTACAATCTCAACCATCATACAATGTGGATTCAATGATATATTTTCAACATAAAAATTTTAGAAGGTTGATCAACCATTGATTTTTAAACCTTAACTAAAAATCAACCtttttgaccataactcaaTGTTGATTTAACATCTTTTGCTATCTGGGAATGTTGATCTGGAAACAGTGATAATTAAGGATGCATCACTGCTACTGTTGTCATTTTGATCCTTAAAGGCAAAtaccaacattttgggaaattagCTTGTTCAAAACCTTTAAATTCGCTAGCTAGCTCATTTAACATTGAACCAGCTAGTTGACTTGCTTTCTTCcttaaaagtgccaaaatgcaCTGATGGTACTATGCCAGTGTAGCTTACTCTGCAAAAATTATTAGACAAGCTAATTTCCCCAAATGTTGGTTTTCTCCTGGCTCTTTTAGTGTTATTATTGtgttaaatagaaaataaataaataaataaaataaaaaataaaataaaataaataaataaaatgcccGGCCTGTATTTCCAAATTTACACATATGTCAGTCTGGCTCACATGTGAAAGTATCTGCTGTCAGAATGGCTGTTGCGCAAAAGGCCTATAGGCTTAAACTGTTTTGGTTATCTATCTATAAAGCAAGAAgcgcctgtgtgtctgtctgtggctcGCATCTCTCTGACTGTTTGTCAGATCGGCTTAAGCTTTCGGATATGGCTTGCGCATGGCACAATGGTGTGcatcctttattttgaagttttttGGTTGAAGTTTTTTGGATTATATATGAACACAAAGACTTTTGGGTTAATGTATCAAGTTATTTCCTCCAAGTTGGTGCTCACCAAGAATGTCTGCAATTTTTGCTGTGTCCAGTTGTAATTTGACTTTTCCTTTGAAGGCATTGGAGTGTCTGCCAGTCACACTCAAGCCCATCCTCCCAGGTGATTTTAGTTGACCTCTAGGTAGATGCAACACAGCTCCAGCTGCCATATTTTAACACTTTGGCCACAGAAAAAATACACTAATGGGCGGGGATCAGCTCAGGAGTACTGCTTCTAGTGTTGGAACATGGAATCGATTTATTGTCACATTTTACAGATTGTCCCTACAATGTGCGGTCAactataaatacaaatattgacAATCTGGTAGTTGACAATATGATAATCTACCAAACTATTGTTTTCATTTGACAGTCGCAGCAGTCTGGTCGGTGCAGTAACACTTAAGCTACTTACTCAATCCAATTGGAAAGACTGTGGCACATGTAATAAAGGAACATTGACAGTATTCAGGCATTGCTATTGGAAATAGTGTTAGCTAGGGGGGATTGTTGGCAAGCTCAGGGGAGGTTGCTTTTGCTGGTTGGGCCTGGGGGAAAAGATGTTCAGGACTCTTCGGTCGTGAGGCGCTACCACCAGCCCTAATTCATGTGAGATTCATCAGGTGGGTGGTAGATAGTGTCTTTTAGGATTTAGATGAATTTACAGCAGCACCCTACCTTCTTAGCGTAACATGGCTGGTTGACGAGTCTGGTCCAGCTTTGCTAGCCTGTTCAACCATCTTATTCCATCAACCATTTTATACCATCTTAAACCATCAACCAGCCTTTTCAACCAGCTCAGACCATCAACCAGTTAACACCatctaaaaccatcaaccacCCTATTCAACCAGCTTCTAGACCAtcaaccagctaaaaccatcaaccagcCTATTGAACCAGCTAAGACCagctaaaaccatcaaccagcCTATTGAACCAGCTAAGACCagctaaaaccatcaaccagctaaaaccatcaaccacCCTATTCTACCAGCTAAGACCATCTGAAACCATCATCCAACCTGTTCAACCAGCTAAGACCatctaaaaccatcaaccagcTAAACCCACTAAGACCatctaaaaccatcaaccagcCAGTTTTACCAGCTAAAACCATCTAAACCCACCAGCTAAGACCatctaaaaccatcaaccagcCTGTTAAACCAGCTAAAACCatctaaaaccatcaaccacCCTAAGCTGGTCTAAGCTGGTTTTTTCAGCAGGGGCTGCCTTAACTCAgccaaaaaatttttttaattgtcttttAAGTCTATGGTTCTAAtgtgaatttattttcatttcagttgtGGCTGAATCCAGGGACCAAAGTCATGTGGAAATGTAAGCTGTGTGCTTTTTCTAGTGCCATCAAAGTATGCTTACTGAGACAATACAGACTCCAACACGGACAGTATTCTACAGTTTCTCCCATACCATGCTTATATCACAACTGCATGTGCACTTATAGCAGTTTTAATGTTAGCAGGTTAGCAGGCAGTGATTCTCATGGTGTGGCTAGCATGTCAGCATTTCATTGTCCGCTATGTGATTTCAAGCAGCCATTTGTTGAGAGGGCCATGTTTCTTCATCTAAGGGGACATTTAAAACTGAAGCAAACTGTGCCATGCCCATTTAGGGACTGcacatttaaatcaaatgtcTACTCCACATATAACTCTCACAAATGCAGAGAACATCAGAATGCCTCAGATTATGATGTGTCAGTTGTAGTGCCAAATGAATCAAATGATTCCCAGGACGTTGACATTGAACTTGAACAAGATGCAGCTCTTCCAGATGAAAACGATCCCAACCCAGTGGCAGGTAACAGCACTGAGGGTTTAGCTGACCAATTGCAATATAATCTGGCAGCCCTCCTTTTGAAAATGCAAACAATTCTCCATGTATCGGAGAGGGCAACACAGGATAACATTGAGCATGTGGATAAACTGTTTTCACTCTCACAGCCTCTTGTCAAACAGGCTGTTACAAAGGTACTGAAAAAACATAACTGCCCATTTACCGACACAGTTGTAAGTGATATTGTCCAGGCAGTCTCAGAGAGTAACATTTTGCACAAATCAATTACCTCTGAAGCCCCATTGACAACTGCTAAGAGAAGGAAGTCATATTACGAAAATAAGTTTCCACTTGTTAAGCCTGTGGAGTACCTTATTGAGTCTTCACAGCATACCTGTATGTATGTGCCCATTCTCTCATCTCTGCAGGAGTTGCTGAAAAAAGCAGATGTATTTGAGAAAGTCCAAGAAACTACCACACAACATCCTGGTCAGTATTCATCATATCGAGATGGTTCTTACTGTCAGGAAAACCCACTTCTCTCTGATAAGGACCTCAAATTACCTCTCATTCTATATGTTGATGATTTCGAAGTTGTAAACCCTCTCGGGACCTCCAAGAAAATTTACAAAACGTGTGCAGTTTATTGGACATTAGCTAACCTGCCACTGAAGTATCGCTCAGCACTACACTGTACACAGCTTGCCCTTTTGTGCAATTTGAGTGATGTACAGACTTTTGGATATGCAAAAGTGTTTGCGCCCCTTTTGAATGACTTAAAGACTCTGGAAGAGCAAGGTGTCTATGTCGAGACACTTGGTCAGTGTCTCAAAGGTACAGTCTACTGTGTTGCGGCCGATAACCTTGCTGCACATGGGCTAGCTGGTTTCAAGGAGAGTTTTATGGGTTTACACTGTTGCCGATTTCGCCTCACTTCCAAGGCAGACATACAGACGTCAGATGCAACCACTGGTATTTGTGAAATGAGAACAAAAAATCAACATGATTGCCTTGTTgaagaaatacaaaatgatGGCTGTGAAAATGATTACGGTGTTAAAAGCAGTTGTGTCCTTTCTGACCATCTCTCATATTTCCACCCAATCACAGGATTTCCACCTGACCTACTGCATGACCTGTTCGAAGGCATGGTTCCTGTCGAGCTGGCCCTGTGTTTGAAAGGTATGATGACAAAGAAATATTTCTCTTTGGAGGATCTAAATAAAGCAATTTCTTCTTTTCactaccaacattctgacaagGTTGACTGCCCCCATCCAATTCCCCCAACATTTACCTCTCGCAGAACAATAGGGGGGAATGGGCATGAGAACCACGCTCTACTTAGACTGCTACCTGTTCTTATTGGCTCAAGGGTTCCAGAAGGGGACAGATTTTGGGAGGTCCTAATGGAGATAAAAGACATAGTCGAGCTTGCTTTGTCTCCTACTTTCACAGATGAGACCATACAGTACATGGCTTGCAAGATTGCAGATCACAGGCAGCTCCTTCATGAGGTCTTCCCTAACTTTCAGTTACGGCCGAAGCATCATTTTATCAAGCACTACCCTCACCTCATTAAGTGTTTTGGTCCTTTGGTGCATCTTTGGACAATGAGGTTTGAAGGAAAACACAAAGTTTTCAAGAAAATAGTGCGGGACACACAGAACTTCAAAAACGTGTATAAATGTATGGCAGAGAGGCACCAAAAAATGATGGCATTCTACATGTCATCACCGAGATTTTTAAAGCCACCAATCCAGACTTCAAAAGTGGAATCTGTCTATATTGAGTCTTTGCccacagatacacacaaactCATATTGAGCATCACAGACAGCAAGAGTGTATATGTGGCAAAACGTGTAACCATTGATGGCACACTTTTTGTCGTCGGCATGTTTGTCTGCACTGGGGTACGCGCCGCCTTGCCTGAGTTTAAGGAGATCAAAAACATATTACTGATTAACAGTGAGATCTTCTTTGTACTGAAAGACTTTGAAGCTTGGTATGTTGACCATTTGCGCTCATATGAGCTGGCAGTTAACGAAAGAATGGGCCATACAGTGAAAGCTGTATATCAGCTGACTGACCAAACACCATTGTTGGCCTACAAAGTGTCAAGCAAACTAATCCTCACAACTAAACATTTCATTCCAGTTCCTGAGTAAACGAGCAGCTGCACATCGAGCAGTCAACAGCCTGTCACATCTGCATACacagctggagtacctggacaAAGCAATAGAATTGCAGTACGTGAGTAGTATTTTCCACTGATTAAATAATATATGGGGCAACAGATATTAATTATAGTTGTGCAGGTAGCTCCTGGAACATAAGCCAACTCATGCAGTGTTTCTTTTATGTTACAGGCGTCCCATGCACAGTTGTACAAATGGCAACACCAGATGTCCTCAAGTTAAGGGTCATCCTTGATGAAGTCAACGCTTTAAGGCTTAACGTACCCTCTCGCCCTGAGACTGTGAATGCCCTCATAACTGAGCTGAAAAATAAGCTGAACCTGAACTATGACTTTTGCCTGCAATTCCAAGACCCCGAATTTGACAATGCCCTATGCAATTTAGTTAACATAGAGGACTTGCCACCTAAGGCAACTGTGAAGATAGTCAAAGTAATGGAGTCCGATCTGAGTTCAGTCAGCACAGATGACACGGTGTTACTGTCAGACAATACAGATTCACCTGAGCACCTCTGTAGATGGCCTGAGGTTTTTGTTATTCCGACTTTCTCATACGAGGTGGAGTTTGCATTAAGAGAGGGCAACTGCGTGTTTGAGAAGGAAGGGAAAACCTTGAGGTTGACCAGGGATCAAAAACATAACATCCTGGATGTGATGGCTGCAGAAATATATAGATACAACAGGTATCCAAGTACCAAACAGTTAGACAAGGCTGCAGATGCCCTTGTGAATAAACACCCCTGCCTAAAAGAGAGAGGTTCCCAAACGGGACGGGAAGGATGGAAGAATAGCCTGCGCTTCAAGATGGGCAACTACAGGACGAAGCTGAGCAGAGCTGGCATAAAAGATGTGGCTGTGAACGCAGGGAAGCGCAGCCGTAGCAACCCAGAGGGTGCGTCACCACGGGCCAACATTAAACGACCCAGAAGAGGGAAAATCCAGTTCCTTCCTAACTATCCCCGTGGCGAGAACAAGGACACCCTTGAGACCCAAAGGATGGAGATGGTGGAAGAATTCAAGAAGACACCAGCTGACAGAGACATGATTCTCATCTATACGCACATGCAACACATCTTTGCACTCCGACGTGAAGAGATTGTGACTTTAGCTCCTCCCATCACAGAATTCAAAGCCAGATGGCCTGGTCTCTTCTCTGAAGCCCACGTGAGTAAAAGTATACTGAGAAACTTTAATAAAACAATGgtgatatcacacacacacacacacaattatttCATGATTTGGTTTAAGAAATTAGTTGTGATGTCCTCAGGTTGATTTCATCAGGGAAACAAActcataaaaatgtctaaaattacTTAAAATATTACTCATGGAGACTTTGAAATAGCTTAATTGCAATTGAATTATTTATGCCCAGAAAATTGTTTGTCATGATTTAGGCTATTTACGGAATATTTCTTTATGCTTTTGTGTTTGGTACAGGTCTATGGCGAATTCCATAGGGTTGCCAGTCAAAACCTGCAATATTCCTTCTTCGCTGCTCTTGATAGACACACGCCACAGCTGCTCAAACTCTACAAACAGAGGAGGACTGGAGCTTTTGGTGAGAAGATGACAGATCTGCTGACGGCATACAAGGAGCAGGTAAGTGTGTTAATATGTTTACTGAAGGTGCAAGTAACTGCAATAACACTGAATTGATGAAACTGCTATtaaatctctctctccctctctctctctcataaaAGGACAagaatgacatcacagcagcTAGAACAGCAGCCGCGGCTGGCCTGCCACTCTACCTAAAAGAAGGCTCATCAGAGATCTCTAAGAGTTGCAAGGTAATTTCTTATTCTCCATCACTCTTCATTTTTCATAAGCTCTTATTGGCACTGTCAAGCAACTAATTTTATAAACACTTTGATGCAGCCTATTACAGTTGGCTCCATTAGCTGACTGTAAAGCCATTTTCTGGGAAACAGAGTTGAATTGCAATGACTGTAAAGCACTATaggtatttttttctcttcagatCCAGTGACACCACCCATGAGTTTCAGTTGCACAGATACATCTGCTGTGCATGCGGGCTACAGGAGTGAGAGAGAATATAGCAGGGGGGAGTTCCCCAGTTACTGACCAAACACTATTTCAGTGATTGCTGTAACAATATAGAGCCATTTAACAGTTTttaacacaaaaatatcacttACAACACCTTTTAATGCAGTGTATTTGTACCCTTCCTGCCCTTTAGTGGACTATCAAAGGTACTGCCTAAAGCCGGTACATGTCATAGATTACGTTGCGGGAGTTAATCAATCTCATCCCTACCAATCAATCTAGTTTATTCCCTCTATCATACCAGTGTTGTCAGCTTCCTTATTCTACACCTGTAAATGTTTGTAAGTACACTAAATTACTATATCTCCCAAGAGTATTGTTATTTCTGCTTCATTAGCCTATGGTAGTTGAAACGCGGTTTGTATGCGTTCCGGACCTCATGAGTGTTCCATCTTTCAGGAGGAGGAGTCTGAAGCATTCCAGGAGGGTGCAGTGGCGCTGGTGGCTGTGGTGGATGAAGAGGACACTGTTTCAGGGATTCCTTTTCACCCTAGCCATGTGTCTGTTATCCTGGAGGATCAGGTTGTAATGTCTCTCAAATCTTGGACTGATGCGGTGGTGGTGTTGTTTGGCTTGATCTATGCTCTCAATTTGAGTTATCCGGCAAAGTTGAGCGGCTTCTTTGAGTTTATCCAGGTCATCCTCCTAAATCTTGATGATGGAAGAAAGCAGCTCAAAGCAAAGTTGCAGGCCTTGAAAAATGAGCTAGGGTAAAGTCAGAGTGGGTGTGGTCGGAAACTTATTGAGTAGCTGTGGTTTAAAACTGGCACTTATTGgttttaatttcaatttcttggatggattactcgcgaatgcaggcttgCACAGAAACGCCACGCATgtcacatgaaagcacaggaccagagctttccagtgataccacacacatcattgtactgtcatcccatcatgctataaatccatcAAATCagtcatgtccgcctggcacaaactacatgttttggacaactgtgaagtgacagaatgtctcaccatcatggttcttatattgccagattccagagagtctcccctcttcatatggcagaatatgtcaacttccaacttgctatgctgagatacatgtaaaaatgtaagaatttagtaacacggatttgtttttttcattgatataaaaatcaatataaaatacaggcacatagaaggacaggaaatgatggcaaatctggttagcccagattgtcctgaaaaaaacaagatatagcatgtgtatgtagcctttataatgactgtgatatgagcttaaaagtaaaggcagtaaaaatacccccaaaaCGCCTATAGGGCCCAAGGTCAGACCCATATTGAAGCGACTAAatacccaaaatgtgatgtgtttgtaaagaatgtatttttttcaagttacaaattacttttataataaaatacattttcttatatatagtattttgtattttattttggtacATTTGGTGAGCAAGTATTtctaatatataatatatatttataatgagATACTTTTTGATGTATTTGTTCACATATGCAGTGGTACTCCCTAACACCTGGAAGCAGACTTTGATGTGTCCAATCAGTGGAGTAGCCACTGTAACAGACTCTGCTTCAGTTTCCTCTGTGCTCCTGCTGTTTTGTGGACATATTCCTCGAACAAAATATTTGCACTACTCTGGAGGTGATATTTAATCCAAGTTCCTTTATTAAACATTAATAAAGCAGGACATGTGTTCAGCTGTGCACTGTAAGCAGGTGTTTTTCAATATACAGGCAATATTTGGTTTCCGAATTAATGTTTTGGCACACTGATGCAAAAGTctctggggcgtcggtggcttagtggatagagcaggcgccccatgtacaaggccaTTGCCACAGgtgcctgggttcgactccagtcTGTGGCCATTTCCTGcgtgtcactccccctctctctccccccttcacacttgtctgtcctgtcgattaaaggctaaaatgcccaaaaaatatctttaaaaaaaaagtctcaagaATTCTCAAAAGTTTCAGTTAACGGAAGATTCAGCTTACAGGTCATTACGTTCCCGCAGTGGAAGAGGCCTAAATGTTGCATTGAATGAGGCTGTGTGAACATTGCAGTTCAGActgttctcataaactgttcatatgttttcctgtgcaaagtaatgcacccaaattcatacatatctgtatctatatgagccagtaatttgttcaaaacccacatattttggaaggttaggatcacgtgaccaatgcgctgatggcagtaaacaaggaaatgGTCCCAAGCAGTCCAGTAAGGGGGAAGGTTAGAGTGGCGAATGGGTCACAAATACAGGATTTTCCCCGAAGCTCTTCCCAAGGAGATCAGCGTTTGAAACCTTGTGAACATTGAGTCATTTAAtgtacatcctcaccatgtttccttCCTAACCCTCGCCACAGTTACTTTAATTGCCTAAGCCTAACGTCCGTAACTGTAcgttaattacataactttatgttaaggacGTAATGCCATTCATGGGGGGGCGagaggatatcatacaaactgttgtgtgtgcatttttgtaggatatTATACAAACCAttctatgaggatacgttgTGTAGTTTCACTTCGGCACTGTGGAACATGAGTTACTGT contains the following coding sequences:
- the LOC144466840 gene encoding uncharacterized protein LOC144466840, with amino-acid sequence MTTMLAEVVVVVKEMSRDVQFIKSELADARFTPGGHRGPAPGTTLEMTPIDLPIMNEDNFNEAESPLKNESVCQSMIAHLALVGGTSSDSMIRRMLSPALTNSLACHFNWAGKGNKQPFSRTVMQGCMFAAARQFDRKLSYLDLSNTVKKWLRCAPEREGGITRTMFPPMLFCL